The Leisingera daeponensis DSM 23529 genome includes the window AAGGCGCGAAACGCGTCTACTGCCTCGATGAGGCCGAGCGCGACAAATGGCTGGGAAAGGGCCTGGGCGGCAAGGGCAAGATCGACGTCTCCCGCTTCAAGGGTCTTGGCGAAATGGACGCCAAGGACCTGAAGGAGACCACGATGGACCCGGCCACCCGCAAGCTGATCCGCGTCACCATCGACGAGGACGAGCCCGGCGAGACCGGCGACCTGGTCGAGCGCCTGATGGGCAAGAAACCCGAGCTCCGCTTTCAGTATATTCAGGAGAACGCGAAGTTCGTGGAAGAGCTGGATGTTTGAGGGGCGTTGACATCGCCACTCATGCCAAATAGAACATAATGAGAACACGGAGTCGCTATGGGACAAGATGGTCGAGCCGTCGCGAATTTCGTTCTTGACGTTTGTGACGAAGAAGGAATTTTGGTGACGAACCTTGCACTGCAGAAGTTAGTTTACTTCTGTCATGCTTGGCACCTCGTTGAATTTGATGAACCACTTATCAAACAAAACTTTGAAGCCTGGGATTACGGTCCCGTGCTTCAGTATCTTTACCGAGAGTTCAAGCACTGCGGTCGCTCAGCAATCAGAGCCAGGAGCAAGAAGCTTAATAGGTTCTCAGGCAAGCAGGAGATCGCGCTCTTTGAAGCCCCAAAGGATAAAATAGAATTTCTAAGAAAAGTAATAGGATTTTATGGGAAATTAACGGCGTCACAGCTTGTAGACATCAGCCATGCTGAAGGTGGCCCATGGGACAAAGTATGGAATCACGATGGAAAAATAAATCCAGGGATGAGGATTGAAAACGCGGATATCCGTTCTTACTATTCTACTCTCCCCCGCGCTGCAAAGGTTCAATAAACATGGCTCAGAAAGTTCTCAACGTTCCGTCGGCACAGCACTTGGCGCGGAACTGGCGCGAACGACCTGAGATGATTGCGAATGAGCTGGTTAGGCTGTTCGATAACACGCCAATGTTTAACTACAACGCACTTGTGCACGCGGTCAGGGACTACCTAGTCTTTGGGGTTCCGTTTGATGACGTTGAGAGAGGTATCAGGGAGAAAGTGAAACGGGAAACCGTGCGAAAAAATTTCCTCGAGATTCTGCCTCTGCTTAGACGCCACTTTGAAAATGAAAAACCGGATTTTGTGAATGCAGTTAGCCCACGTTTCTACCCACTTGCTCGTGGTGCGGACGGCAAGACACTGAGCATTCCGTTCAAACCGCCTATGGTATACGGCGTTGGCGGCAAGCTTGTTTTTCCTTGGTTTATTTTCTGGCGCAAAAACCCTCTCAAAGGAGAGAAATTCTCGCTCTTCGTGAGTGTGGTCAAAGAAATTCTGGCGCAAGACCCTGACCTTGAAGACGCAGAGTTTCAAATCTTGGATTTCAGCTCGGTCAAACCCGATCAGCCGCGAATTCTAAGAAGCATTAACGCAAATGACGTTCCGGAAATTTCAGTATCTCGCAGGAACGAGATGCTTGAACAATTTTCGCAAGGTTTCTTTTTGGCGCAGGAGCGCATTGCCGAGCGTCAAGAGAAGAAAGAACGCGCCAAACGCGAACAAGAAAGGCGTGAGGAACACGACCCACGCCAACAAAGTTTCTTCTAGTTTCTATCTTAGCGTCCCCAAAACACTCAAACAGATCCTCTCTGTTAGGGCGCCACATAACATTCACCTGTGTGAAAACACTCCCGCCGGAAGCATTCCAACGCTAGGTCTGCGCCTGCCGGGGGGCAGGCAGGCGCAGACCGGGCCGCAAGCGACCCGGTCAGGGGAACAAGCCGCAACCACCACCATCCAATTTCGACGGGTGCAGGCGGCGGGGCCTCGCACCCGGCAAAGCCGGAAACCCCGCACAGCGCTCCGGCCCGAACGGGCCGTGCTACGGCCGGGAGAATATCACCGTGTCACGCCTGCTATTCATCCCTAGGCCGCGCCGCACCATCCACCAAGGGTGTTGCGCCAAACCCCAATCAACCGCACGCCCCGCTTGCGCGCCCTTAACCCCGCTCTGCCATACTCCAATCCGTCGCGACACACCGGTGCGGACTGACACCCCGCACCACAGGAGATACGGGAGCCCCCAAGACCACCTCTTCATCGGGTGCAGGGGTTTTTCCGCTACACGAGAGCTTTCGAGCGGACATGGGGGCTTGCGACCCCCGCCGGCCCTCCGCCATCTGGCGGCGCCGCCACCTCTTAACCGGCCAGCACATCACGGCCAGACAGTAAAACGGCCCCCCGGCCCCTGACAGACAGACGGGCAGACAGACACCGGACAGGGACACACTCCCGCCCGGCCAAACCCGCGCATCCGGTGACAGCTTCGTGAGGGCTGTTGCCTGAAACCGCTTTCCCTTCCTATGGTCAGGCCAGCCGATCACAGCAGGGACACAGCCATGGCCTTCATCGCGGACAACCAGCTGCCCCTCCTGATCCTGTTCTTCCTCGCGGGCCTCATCGCCACCGCCTTCCTGTTCCGCAAGCCGCCGGGCCACCGGGCCTGGAAACTGGCGGATCTGGTCTGGGTCATGCTGGGCGGATTCGGCGCGCTCGCGGCGGTGATCTCCGGCATCTACGCCGCCGACAGCTCCCGGCTGGAACGCCAGATCGACATCGCCTATGCCGCCACCGCAGCCTTCGACCGCGACGCCGCCCGTTTCCGCCTGCGCTTCTGCGACCCCGCCTATGACACCGACATCGCGGTTCTGTGCGAAAAGGTGGAATTCCTCTCCGCCTCCACCGCGGGCAACGCCGAACTGCCCCTGTTCATCGCGGTGACGGATGAGGTCGCGCCATTGCAGGGCCTCAGCTTCCTGTTCGGCACTTCCCGTTCAGAGATGGACGGCATGAAGGAGATGGAGGCCCAGGCCAGCGCCTTCGACCCGGAGGCGTTCCTGGTCTTCACCGCCCTCGACGCCCCCGCGCAGGCAGCCGTCGCCAACATGCGCCGCAAGGTGCCCGCCATTGCCGGCGACTTTCTGATCATCGCGCGCGCCTATGACGACCTGATCGCCCATGTGTCCAAGCTCAAGGACGAATGGGAATATCTGCAGGACAACGCCCATATCCTGGTCCTGCAGATCATCGCCCTCTGCCTCGTCAGCTTCGCCGCCCCCTTCCGCCTCGGCAAATCCATTGTCGAGCTGCGCGCGCGCCGCTAACCTGACCAGACCCCAACAGGACCCCGCCCATGCGCAGCTTCGACGAGATCTACGCCATTTCCGCAGACCGCCACGGCGGGCCGCAGGGGCTGGAGACAAAGCTCGCCAAACCCGACCCCGAAGTGACCGCGCTGCCCGAGGACCGCTGGCTGTCCGTGATGACCAAATGCATCTTCCAGGCAGGCTTCAACTGGAAAGTGATCGAGGCGAAATGGGACGGGTTCGAGGAGGTCTTCCACCGCTTTGATCCGGGCGCCTGCGCCTTCATGAGCGAGGACGAGTTCGACCGGATCCTGAGCGACCCCCGCGTGGTCCGCAATGGCGCCAAGCTGGCCACGGTCCGCCAAAACGCCGCCTTCCTGATGGACCTGCGCGGCCAGGGCGGCGCGGGCAAGGTGCTGGGCGGCTGGCCCTCCGCCGATTACATCGGGCTGTTGGAGATGCTCAAGACACGCGGCGCCCGGCTGGGCGGCAATACCGGCCAATACGCCATGCGCTTTGCCGGCCGCGACAGTTTCATCCTCAGCCAGGACGTCACCGCGCGCCTCATCGCCGAAGGCGTCATCGACAAACCCGCCACGTCCAAAACCGCGCTGAAGGCGGTGCAGAAAGCCTTCAACACATGGATGGACCAATCCGGCCGCTCCCTCACCGAAATCAGCCGCGTGCTGGCGATGAGCTGCTGAGCTGAGGCGAACCGCATGATCCGCTGCCTGCTCCTCGCCCTCCTGCTCCTCGCCGCCTGCGGCCGCCCGCTGACAGAAACGGAGCGCGCCTATCTGGGCACCCTGCACGGCACCAGCCTCAACCCGGACAGGGTCCGCATCGTGGATGGCGCCCCCTTGGGGCCTATCACCCTGCACCGCACCCCGCGCCCCCGCGTCACCTGCCGCGAGCGCATCCTGCCGCCGGTCCGGGAGGAGATCATCACCACCAAACCCGCCGCCGTCGCCCTGTTCAACCGGATCTTCTTCACCCGCGACTGGTACGTGGAGAACTACCTGCCGGACTACCCGCAGCGGCTGCACCTGGTGGAGGCGATGCTGCTGGCGCATGAGGCCACCCATGTCTGGCAATGGCAGAACCGCAGCCGCACCGGCTATTCCCCGCTGCGGGCGGCGGCAGAGCACGGCCCGGACCGCGACCCCTACCTGTTCGATCTGGAAGGCAGCGCCGATTTCCTCGCCTACGGGTTTGAGCAGCAGGGCGCCATCATGGAGGAATACGTCTGCTGCCGCTCCCTGGCCCCGCAAGCGGAGCGCACCAAGCGGCTGCACAGGATGCTGGCCGCCGCGATGCCGGTCAGCCCGCTGCCGCAAAGCCGCGAAAGCGATGTCTACCTGCCGTGGAAAGGGGCAGAGCTGAACGGAATCTGCAATTGACCCGCCGTTTTCCGCCCCGGAAAACGGCCATAAAAGAAAGATTTTTCATCGCCGGAATCCGCGCCAGCTTCCGGCGCCGCGCCGCAACGTTGCTCTTGTCTTGCCACCGGGGTTGCGGCCACAACTTTGCTGACACCCCTGCAGGAGCCGCGCCATGACTCACTACGCCCTCATCATGCTGGCCGCAGGCCTCGGCATCCCGGTGCTGGCAGCGCTGAACGCCGCGCTCGGCAAGCTGATCGGCTCCCCGGCCTCCGCCGCGGTGGTGCTGTTCCTGATCGCGCTGGCGGCCACCATCCTTTATGCGCTGATCGCCGGCCCGCAGGCGCTGGCCAAGATCCCCGCCGCGCCCAAGCACCTGCTGCTGGCGGGTGTGCTGGTGGCCTTCTACGTCTTGTCGATCACCCATGTCGCGCCGCATTTCGGCGTCGGCAACGCTGTGTTCTTCGTGCTGATCGGCCAGCTGATCTCCGCCGCCGCCATCGACCATTTCGGCTGGTTCGGCGCCCAGGTCAGCCCGCTCACGCTCACCCGCGCCGCAGGCATTTCGGTGATGGCGCTGGGGGTCTGGATCACCCAGATGGCGTGAGGGAAAACGTGATAAAACGCCTCCTTACGTAAATCGCAGCATTCTTGGCGGGCTTCCTGACATGGCTGGGATTCACAGCTGTTGAGGTTATCAACCCGTTTCTTCCTTGGCAGTATCCGGTTCTGGCTCTGTTTACCGGCATGTCCTTTCCGGGCGGCGCGCCACCCGGCCTGCATTATCTCAATCATGCGGCGGAAACCTGGTTTCCTTTCCTCGTGGCCTTCCTGACCGCCTATATCCTGACAAAGAGGAGAGCCAGTGTCCGAGGCGCTCTGGCCCTTTATGCCACCTTCCTCTTTTGGTCTTTTTGCATGGTGGTTCTAGCCGGCGCAGGCATTTCCTTGCCGGCCGTTTTCTGGATCGGGCTTTCCGGAACCTTTGCAGGCGGAGCTATCCTCTATTTTCGTTTGGTTGATCGCTCGTCAGGGACCGGCTCGCCGAAGTAACTCTCCGGCCGGCATGGCACAACGCCTGCTGCCGCCCTCAGCCTGGCGCGCGGCACCGTTCGTTACCAGTGGTCAGAACTGACCACTATTCCAACTGGCGGGAGCATTGGAGCCAGCACGCCGCAGCCGTGACCTCCCGCAATGCCAGACCTGCGGCTTCCGGCGCGGCGCAATATGGTCTTACCCTGAGACCTTCTTCACAAACTGCGACTTCAGCCCGATCGGCCCCACACCCGGCACCTTGCAGTCAATGTCGTGATCGCCGTCCACCAGCCGGATGCCGCGCACCTTGGTGCCGACCTTGATGACCGAGGACGTCCCCTTCAGTTTCAAATCCTTGATCACCGTCACGGTGTCGCCGTCCGCCAGCAGATTGCCGACGCTGTCG containing:
- a CDS encoding Panacea domain-containing protein → MTNLALQKLVYFCHAWHLVEFDEPLIKQNFEAWDYGPVLQYLYREFKHCGRSAIRARSKKLNRFSGKQEIALFEAPKDKIEFLRKVIGFYGKLTASQLVDISHAEGGPWDKVWNHDGKINPGMRIENADIRSYYSTLPRAAKVQ
- a CDS encoding zinc ribbon domain-containing protein YjdM — encoded protein: MTDTLPPCPECSSAYTYQVDALLICPECAHEWAAGEAAGGTKEVRDSVGNLLADGDTVTVIKDLKLKGTSSVIKVGTKVRGIRLVDGDHDIDCKVPGVGPIGLKSQFVKKVSG
- a CDS encoding DNA-3-methyladenine glycosylase I → MRSFDEIYAISADRHGGPQGLETKLAKPDPEVTALPEDRWLSVMTKCIFQAGFNWKVIEAKWDGFEEVFHRFDPGACAFMSEDEFDRILSDPRVVRNGAKLATVRQNAAFLMDLRGQGGAGKVLGGWPSADYIGLLEMLKTRGARLGGNTGQYAMRFAGRDSFILSQDVTARLIAEGVIDKPATSKTALKAVQKAFNTWMDQSGRSLTEISRVLAMSC
- a CDS encoding DMT family transporter, whose protein sequence is MTHYALIMLAAGLGIPVLAALNAALGKLIGSPASAAVVLFLIALAATILYALIAGPQALAKIPAAPKHLLLAGVLVAFYVLSITHVAPHFGVGNAVFFVLIGQLISAAAIDHFGWFGAQVSPLTLTRAAGISVMALGVWITQMA